The genomic interval AGGGCAGCATCGGCGAGTCCGCCTTCGCCGAGCTGATGACCCATCCGGCGACCGCCGGCATCCCGGTGGTGGTCGAGACGCCGAGCGAGAACCACGGGCACGCCGACGACATCGCCACCCTCAAACGCTTCCGCCCCTGACCTCGGCCCCGCTCCGTTTGGGTGCCGGGTCGGGCGCGGCGTAGCGTGGCGGCGGTGAGACGGGGCGTGCAAGGCGTGCTGCCGCCGGTCGGGCTGCTGCTGGTCGGGCTGCTGACCGCGCTGGTGGCGGCGGCCGGCTGCGGCGGCCCGGCGGGTGCCCCGGCCGGCAACGCGACCGGCCCGGCCGGCAACGCGAGCGACCCGACCGGCGGCGCGGACACCTCGACCGGCGGGGCGGGCGCGGCACGCACCCCCGCCGGGCCGACGACGAGCCGGCCCGGCGACCCGGCGACCACCGCCCCGGCGTTCGGGCACGAGATCTCCACGGTCACCGCCGCCGACCTCGGCCAGAGCTGGCGACCCGGCTGCCCGGTCGGCCCGGACCAGCTCCGGCGGATCCGGCTCGGCTACTGGGACTTCGACGGCCGGCCCCGGGTCGGCACGATCGTCGTACACCGGTCGGTCACCGCCGAGGTGGTCGAGATCTTCGCCACCCTCTACCGGGAACGCTTCCCGATCCGGCGGCTACAACCCGTCGACGCGTACGCCGGCAGCGACGACCGGTCGATGGCCGACGACAACACCTCCGGCTTCAACTGCCGCCGGGCGGTCTCCACGGGCGCGGCGAAGTGGTCCGCGCACGCGTACGGGAAGGCGATCGACGTCAACCCGGTGGAGAACCCGTACCTGATCGACGGTCGGGTCCTGCCACCCGCCGGAGCGACGTACCGGGACCGCTCCGGCCACCGCCCCGGGATGGCCGTCCCCGGTGGCGTACTGGTGGAGGCGTTCGCCGCCGCCGGCTGGGAGTGGGGCGGGCGGTGGCGCTCCCCCGACTACCAGCACTTCACCCGCACCGGCGGCTGACCCCGCATCGGCGACCGAGCCGCGCCGGGCGGGACAGGTGGGACAGGTTGGCCGGTCAGCGCCGGAACAGCTCGGTGAGCACCTCGACGGCCCGGTCCACCCCGGCGTCGTCCAGGTCGTGGTGGGTCACCAGCCGGGCGGTGCGCGGGCCGAGCACCGAGACGAGTACGCCCCGGTCCCGGGCCGCCGCGCCCAGCTCGGGAGCGTCGAACCCGCACTTGGTCAGGTCCAGCGGAACGATGTTGGTGCGTACCGGGCCGGCGAGTACCCCGAACGGGGCGAGCGCGTCGGCGAGCCGGGCCGCCCGGACGTGGTCGGAGGCGAGGCGCCGCACGTGGTGCCGGAGCGCGTACCGGCCGGCGGCGGCGAGGATCCCCGCCTGGCGCATCCCGCCACCCATCCGCTTGCGGATCACCCGGGCCCGGGCGATCCGTTCCGCGCTGCCGACCACCAGTGAGCCGACCGGCGCGCCGAGCCCCTTGGAGAGGCAGACCGAGAGGGTGTCGAAGAGCGCGCCGTAGCTTGCCAGCGGCACCCCGTCGGCGACGTGCGCGTGCCAGATCCGGGCGCCGTCGCAGTGCAGCCCGATCCCGGCCTCGTCGGCGACCCGGCGCAGCTCGCCGAGGGTGGCCAGCGGGATGACCCCGCCACCGCCCCGGTTGTGGGTCTGCTCGACCGCGATCGCCCGGGTCGGCACCGCGTGGTACCCGTCCGGCCGGATCATCGCCGCGACCACCTCGGGGTCGACGTCGGCGCCGGCCGGCGACCAGGTCCGGGTGGAGACGCCGCCGATCGCGGCGGCGGCGCCGATCTCGTACGTCACCACGTGCGCGTCGGCGTCGCAGAGCAGTTCCTCGCCGGGCGGCACCAGCAGCTGGATGGCGATCTGGTTGGCCATCGAGCCGGTCGGGGCGAAGAGGGCCGCCTCGTGCCCGAAGAGCGCGGCGACCTCGGCTTCGAGGGCGTTGACGGTCGGGTCCTCGGCGTAGACGTCGTCGCCGACCTCGGCCGCGGCCATCTCGGCGCGCATTCCCGGGGTGGGTCGGGTGACGGTGTCCGACCGGAGGTCGACCGGGGCCGGGGTGGAGCTGGGTTGGTCAGCCACGAAGCATCTCCGCTACCAGGAAGGCGAGTTCCAGCGACTGCTGGGTGTTGAGCCGGGGGTCGCAGGCGGTCTCGTACCGGTCCGGCAGGTGGATGTCCTCGATCGCCTGCGCACCGCCGAGGCACTCCGTGACGTCCTCGCCGGTCAGCTCGACGTGCAGGCCGCCGGGGTGGGTCTCCAGCGACCGGTGCACCTCGAAGTAGCCGAGCACCTCGTCGACGATCCGGTCGAAATGCCGGGTCTTGTAGCCGTTGGACGACTCGTGGGTGTTGCCGTGCATCGGGTCGCACTGCCAGACGACCTTGGCACCGGCGGCGGTGACCTTCGCCACGATCGGCGGCAGCACCTCGCGTACCCGGCCGTTGCCCATCCGGCTGATCAGGGTGAGCCGGCCCGGGATGTTCTCCGGGTTCAGCTTCTCGCACAGCTCGATCGCCTCGTCCGGGGTGGTGGTCGGGCCGAGCTTGACCCCGATCGGGTTGGCGATCCGGGAGATGAAGTCGAGGTGCGCCCCGTCGAGCTGCCGGGTGCGCTCGCCGACCCAGAGGAAGTGCCCGGAGAGGCCGTACGCCCGGCCGTCGGAGACCCGGGTCAGCGCCCGGTCGTACTCCAGGGCCAGCGCCTCGTGCGAGCAGTAGAGGGTGACGGTGCGCAGCGCCTCGTCCTCGGTCAGCCCGCAGGCCCGGATGAAGGCGAGCGCCCGGTCGATCTCCCGGGCGATCGCCTCGTAGCGCTCACCGGCCGGGGAGTTCTTGACGAAGCCCTTGTTCCAGTCGTGCACGGCGTGCAGGTCGGCCAGCCCACCGGCGAGGTACGCCCGGAGCATGTTCATCGCGGCGGCCGAGTTCGCGTACGCCCGGATCATGCGCTGCGGGTCGGCGACCCGCGCCTCCGGTACCGCCTCCAGCGAGTTGATCATGTCCCCCCGGTACGCCGGCAGCCCCCGCGCGTCGGTCGGCAGCGAGCGCGGCTTGGTGTACTGCCCGGCCACCCGGGCCACCTTCACCACCGGCAGCGACGCCCCGTAGGTCAGCACCACCGCCATCTGGAGCAGGGTCCGGGCGTTGGCCAGCAGGTGGCTCTCGGTGTTGTCGGTGAAGGTCTCGGCGCAGTCGCCGCCCTGGAGCAGGAACGCGCGCCCCTCGCAGACCAGCGCCAACCGCGCCCGGAGCTGGTCGACCTCGTAGGGCGCGACGATCGAGGGCACGTTCTGGAGGATCTTGCAGACCCCGTCCACCACCGCCTGGTCCGGCCACGGCGGGGTCTGGGCCCGGGGCAGTCCCCGCCAGCGGTCCAGGCCGAGCGCCTCGTCCTCGGCGGAGTCCTCGGTCGGCCGGCTGGTCTGCAACGCGGTGTTGCCCACGGCGGGATAGCTCAACTGGTGCCACTCATGGCGCATGTCAGAAAGCGTACGGCGGGACCCGCACCGCGCCGGGAGCGAGGGGCGCCCGTCCGCTTCGTGGGAGCCCGCGAGCGGCAGCCCGCGCCACCGGAGGAGATGATCGGGCCGGCTCGGTCGACAGCACCGGCCGAGGTGCTCAGGTCGGCTCGGTCGGCGAGCCGGACGGGGCCGGGGTGTGGCCGCCGATCGTCTCCTTGGCGATGCACCACTGCCCGTCCGCCCGGGCGACCGTGAAGAGGACCTTGGTCGGGGTGGACTTGCCGCCGACCTTGACCGTGATCGAGGTACTCACGTCCTGGTCGGCGCCGTTGGCCCGGACGTCGGTGATCGTCGCCGCCGGCACCGAGAAGTGCTTGGCGAAGTCGCCGTTCGGGCCGGTGGCCGCCTGGTCGAAGGACTCCCGCAGCGGCTCGCAGAGCTGTTCCCGGCCGTCCGCGACGCTCTTCGCCTTCATCGCGTCCAGATATGCCTGCACCCGCTCCCGGGCCCGCTGCGGCCCCTCGTCCGGGGTCGGGGTGGGCTCGGCGCCCTGCCCGGCGAGCCCGTCGAACGCGCCGCAGCCGGCCAGGCCCAGCGGCACCGTCGCCAGCACCGCGACCACGCCGACCACCCGTCGCCGTACGCCGACCATCGCGCTCCTTCCACCGAGGGGGTTCCCACCCTAGTCGAGCCGCCGCCGACCGACCCGCCCCGACGCCCCGGCAGCACGGGGCAACCGACGCCCCGGCAGCGGGGGGCGCCCGGCCGGCGCCGGACTCAGGGCCGCGCCGGTTCCGGGGTACGGGTACGGGGGTCGGCCGGGGTGCGCAACCCGGGGCGGAGCAGGAGGGTGACCAGCAGGGAGAGCACCGCCATCACGGCCATGGCGGCGCCGACCGGCAGATGCTCGGCGACGGTACCGGCCAGCGCCGCCGACACCGCCTGCATGGTCAACATCCCCGAGGAGTGCAGCCCGAGCGCCTGGCCGCGCATCTGCACCGGGGTGAGGTCGACGAGGCGCTGCTGGAGCAGCACCCCGGCACCGAACCCGGCCGAGGCCACCGCGACGGCGAGCGCGGCCACCGACAGCGGGATCGGCAGGGCGAAGAGCAGGTACGGCAAGCCGAGCGACAGTTGCAGCGGCGTGACGAGCCGATGCCGCCACCGGGCCGGGACGAACCGGCCGACGATGGTGTCCCCGGCGAGCATTCCGAGGGCACCGGCGACGAAGAGCACCCCGGCGGATTCCGGGGCGTACGGGATGAACAGCGCCTCGCAGCCGACGACGAGCCCGTTCGGCAGCCACAGCGCGAGGTAGACGTACCGTCGGGCGGGTGTCGCCCAGAGCGTGGCGTTGACCTGCCAGGTCCGCCGGATCGACGGCCGGCCGGACGCCCTCGGCGGGCGGCGGGGCAGGCCGAACCGGGCGACCAACGCGGCGCCCAGGTGCAGGCCGGCGCCGATCAGCAGCACCTGGCGCGGCGCGACGACCGCGAGCAGGGCGCCGCCGAGCGCGAAGCCGCTGATCTGCATCGCCCCGACCGACATGTTCATCACCGACCGGCCGAGCAGGTAACCGCCGTCGGGCAGGATCTCGCCGAGCAGCCCCCAGCGGACCCCGCCACCCATCGAGCCGGCCAGCCCCATCAGCCCGATCACCACGAACATGGCCCAGATCGGCATGCCGGGTAGGGCCATCGTGACGCTGCCGGCGCAGAGGAAGAGCTTGACGCTGACCAGCGCGGCGCGCGGCGGCACCCGGTCGGCCATCGAGAGCAGGGTGGTGGCGCCGAGCATCTGGGCGAAGGAGGGGCCGAAGAGGCTGAGCGCGGCGAGCAGCGGTGACCCGGTGGCGGAGTACACCAGGGTGCCGAGGGCGAGCCCGTTGACGGTGCCCGCCGCGACCTGGGCGGCGGTGGCCAGGAAGAGGGGACGGAATTCGGGGACCCGGAACAACTCCCGATAGGTACGCACGGACGGCAGTCTGGGTGCGCCCTCCGGCGAGCCGTTACCTTTTCACGTGCAGACGAAACCGGAGTCGAACGGAACCGGAGGTGGTCGGCGTGGGGCTCTGGCGGCTCGACGCGGACGTGCTGGCCCGCAGCCGGTTCGCCCTCTCCCCGCTGGTCGAGACGGTCGCGGTGCTCAAGATGCTGGACGGGCATCCGACGCTGCCCGGTCAGCGGGCCTGGGTCGACGCGCACTCGGCCGCCTACCGCGCCCGGTTGGCGGCGGACCCGTTCGCCGTCGCCTTCGTCCGGAGCGCCTTCCCGCCCCGGTGGCTGCCCGACTTCCTCGGCACGCCGACCGGCTTCCTCGGCGGCCGCGCCGACGCCGCCGGGACCCCGGCCGGTGACGCCGAGGAGATCTTCGCCGCCGAGCTGCGCCGGATCCGCGCCGTGCCGGCCGAGGCGGCCCGCGCCGACCTGGCGACCGGGCTGCGCGGGCCGGTCCCCGCCGAGCTGCGCGGCGCCGACCTGCCGGAACGGGTCGCCGAGCTGCTGGACTGGGTCTGGCGCGGCATCCTGCGCCCGGACTGGCCGCGCCGGCAGCGGCTCTTCGAGGCCGACATCGTGTCCCGGACCCACCTGCTCAGCTCGGGCGGCTGGGCCGCCGCGCTGGACGGGATGCGGCCGGGGATGCGCTGGCTGGGGCAGGGACAGCTCCAGATCAACACGTACGACCTGCCGCCGCAGGATCTCGGCGACGGTGGGCTGCTCTTCGTGCCGAGTACCTCTCCCCGGGGCTGGGTCGGCACCGAGATCCGGGGTGGCGGCGGTTCCGGCACCTCGCACCGGCACACCGTGGTCTATCCGTGCCAGGGACTCCTGGCCGATCCGGCCCGGGCCGCCCCACCGGCGGCGCTCCGCCGACTGCTCGGCCCGGTCCGGGCGGAGATCCTGGCACGGCTGGACTCGCCGACCAGCACCACCGGACTGGTCGCCGCGACCGGACACGGGCTGGGCTCGGTCGGCGGGCATCTGCGGGTACTGCTCGACGCCCAGCTCGTGCGGCGGCGCCGCTCCGGGCGGTACGTGCTCTACTTCCGCACCGCCGACGGTGACCGGCTGGTCCGGCTCAGCCGGCGGTCCGAGGAGCAGACCGCCGGCTGAGTTGCCCCGGTCGGAGGGCCGGGTGTTGCCGGGCCGGAGACCCTAGTCGAGCAGGGCGGTCACCGTGCCGGCGGCGACCGTCCGGCCGCCCTCCCGGACGGCGAAGCCGAGCCCGACGTCCATCGCGATCGGCTTGCCCAGCTCGACCGTGATCGTCACGGTGTCACCGGGGGCGACCTGGGGCAGTTCGCCCAGGTCCACCGCGCCGACCACGTCGGTGGTGCGGAAGTAGAACTGCGGCCGGTAGTTGGCGTGGAACGGGGTACGCCGACCGCCTTCGGCGGTGGTCAGCGCGTAGAGCTGGGCGGTGAACCGGCGGTGCGGCGTGA from Plantactinospora sp. BC1 carries:
- a CDS encoding M15 family metallopeptidase, yielding MRRGVQGVLPPVGLLLVGLLTALVAAAGCGGPAGAPAGNATGPAGNASDPTGGADTSTGGAGAARTPAGPTTSRPGDPATTAPAFGHEISTVTAADLGQSWRPGCPVGPDQLRRIRLGYWDFDGRPRVGTIVVHRSVTAEVVEIFATLYRERFPIRRLQPVDAYAGSDDRSMADDNTSGFNCRRAVSTGAAKWSAHAYGKAIDVNPVENPYLIDGRVLPPAGATYRDRSGHRPGMAVPGGVLVEAFAAAGWEWGGRWRSPDYQHFTRTGG
- a CDS encoding low specificity L-threonine aldolase, which encodes MADQPSSTPAPVDLRSDTVTRPTPGMRAEMAAAEVGDDVYAEDPTVNALEAEVAALFGHEAALFAPTGSMANQIAIQLLVPPGEELLCDADAHVVTYEIGAAAAIGGVSTRTWSPAGADVDPEVVAAMIRPDGYHAVPTRAIAVEQTHNRGGGGVIPLATLGELRRVADEAGIGLHCDGARIWHAHVADGVPLASYGALFDTLSVCLSKGLGAPVGSLVVGSAERIARARVIRKRMGGGMRQAGILAAAGRYALRHHVRRLASDHVRAARLADALAPFGVLAGPVRTNIVPLDLTKCGFDAPELGAAARDRGVLVSVLGPRTARLVTHHDLDDAGVDRAVEVLTELFRR
- a CDS encoding class II 3-deoxy-7-phosphoheptulonate synthase, coding for MRHEWHQLSYPAVGNTALQTSRPTEDSAEDEALGLDRWRGLPRAQTPPWPDQAVVDGVCKILQNVPSIVAPYEVDQLRARLALVCEGRAFLLQGGDCAETFTDNTESHLLANARTLLQMAVVLTYGASLPVVKVARVAGQYTKPRSLPTDARGLPAYRGDMINSLEAVPEARVADPQRMIRAYANSAAAMNMLRAYLAGGLADLHAVHDWNKGFVKNSPAGERYEAIAREIDRALAFIRACGLTEDEALRTVTLYCSHEALALEYDRALTRVSDGRAYGLSGHFLWVGERTRQLDGAHLDFISRIANPIGVKLGPTTTPDEAIELCEKLNPENIPGRLTLISRMGNGRVREVLPPIVAKVTAAGAKVVWQCDPMHGNTHESSNGYKTRHFDRIVDEVLGYFEVHRSLETHPGGLHVELTGEDVTECLGGAQAIEDIHLPDRYETACDPRLNTQQSLELAFLVAEMLRG
- a CDS encoding MFS transporter, translated to MRTYRELFRVPEFRPLFLATAAQVAAGTVNGLALGTLVYSATGSPLLAALSLFGPSFAQMLGATTLLSMADRVPPRAALVSVKLFLCAGSVTMALPGMPIWAMFVVIGLMGLAGSMGGGVRWGLLGEILPDGGYLLGRSVMNMSVGAMQISGFALGGALLAVVAPRQVLLIGAGLHLGAALVARFGLPRRPPRASGRPSIRRTWQVNATLWATPARRYVYLALWLPNGLVVGCEALFIPYAPESAGVLFVAGALGMLAGDTIVGRFVPARWRHRLVTPLQLSLGLPYLLFALPIPLSVAALAVAVASAGFGAGVLLQQRLVDLTPVQMRGQALGLHSSGMLTMQAVSAALAGTVAEHLPVGAAMAVMAVLSLLVTLLLRPGLRTPADPRTRTPEPARP
- a CDS encoding helix-turn-helix transcriptional regulator, with protein sequence MGLWRLDADVLARSRFALSPLVETVAVLKMLDGHPTLPGQRAWVDAHSAAYRARLAADPFAVAFVRSAFPPRWLPDFLGTPTGFLGGRADAAGTPAGDAEEIFAAELRRIRAVPAEAARADLATGLRGPVPAELRGADLPERVAELLDWVWRGILRPDWPRRQRLFEADIVSRTHLLSSGGWAAALDGMRPGMRWLGQGQLQINTYDLPPQDLGDGGLLFVPSTSPRGWVGTEIRGGGGSGTSHRHTVVYPCQGLLADPARAAPPAALRRLLGPVRAEILARLDSPTSTTGLVAATGHGLGSVGGHLRVLLDAQLVRRRRSGRYVLYFRTADGDRLVRLSRRSEEQTAG